One window from the genome of Marinobacter sp. LV10R510-11A encodes:
- a CDS encoding glucan biosynthesis protein G: MAVPRLPVFFCSFIILITISGYAQAFGFNDVAEKAKALAGEKYQKPAQAPDFLKNLSYTDYQSIRFKPEESLWRSGKSRFQVMMIPQGSFYSNAVQLNVIDSEGVQPIGFDKARFEYSNPELAKRIPADLGYAGFKLTYPLSGKDVQNQFLVFGGASYFRGVGASQNFGLSGRGISINTGLPSGEEFPAFTEFWMEHPKAGSDVMVVYGLLDGTSLTGAYRFEIHPGKNTQMDVTAQLFFRNDIEQLGQAPLTSMFFYGDNTLRPRGEWRPQVHDSDGLLINDDKTGEWLWRPLVNPADLQLSYHHVQDLGGFGLIQRDRQFNDFQDNEARYDRRPSMWVKPLGKDHEGWGKGEVVLVEIPSGAETNDNIVAFFKPDKSVNAGENRRLEYSVTFGEPEITEQPNGQAVRTFIGNGRENGGSGDALRLIVDFKGGELAGLSPDAAVVSQVSGGEGVEVIEHFVEYIEVSDVWRLSILAKPPAEQPLTLRGVLNRDNNPVTETWTYLLGPKTDLRGNPK, encoded by the coding sequence ATGGCTGTACCACGGCTGCCCGTGTTTTTTTGTTCTTTTATTATTCTGATCACGATTTCCGGCTACGCGCAGGCGTTCGGTTTTAACGATGTGGCTGAAAAAGCCAAAGCCCTGGCTGGTGAAAAGTATCAGAAACCCGCACAGGCCCCCGACTTCCTCAAAAACCTTAGTTACACCGATTACCAGTCGATCCGCTTTAAGCCCGAAGAGAGCCTTTGGCGATCTGGCAAGTCACGGTTTCAGGTGATGATGATTCCCCAGGGCAGCTTTTACTCCAATGCTGTCCAGCTCAATGTTATCGATAGCGAAGGTGTACAACCCATCGGGTTTGATAAAGCCCGGTTTGAATACTCCAACCCTGAACTGGCGAAACGGATTCCTGCAGACCTTGGTTATGCTGGGTTCAAGTTAACCTATCCCTTATCCGGCAAAGATGTACAAAACCAGTTTTTGGTGTTTGGCGGTGCGAGTTATTTTCGGGGCGTAGGAGCGAGCCAAAACTTCGGGCTTTCGGGCCGGGGAATATCGATAAACACAGGCCTGCCATCCGGTGAGGAGTTCCCGGCATTCACTGAATTCTGGATGGAACACCCGAAGGCAGGTAGCGACGTTATGGTGGTCTACGGCCTGCTGGATGGCACCAGCCTAACGGGTGCTTACCGCTTTGAAATTCATCCGGGTAAAAACACGCAAATGGATGTGACTGCCCAACTGTTTTTCCGCAATGACATTGAGCAGCTAGGCCAGGCACCGCTCACATCCATGTTTTTCTATGGGGACAACACACTACGCCCACGGGGGGAGTGGCGCCCCCAGGTGCATGATTCTGATGGCCTGCTGATCAACGACGACAAAACCGGTGAATGGCTCTGGCGGCCGCTCGTTAATCCGGCCGACCTGCAGCTGAGCTATCATCATGTGCAAGATCTTGGTGGCTTCGGCCTGATTCAGCGTGACCGACAGTTCAATGATTTTCAGGACAACGAAGCACGCTACGACCGCAGGCCAAGCATGTGGGTAAAGCCTCTTGGCAAAGACCATGAAGGCTGGGGAAAAGGTGAGGTCGTGCTCGTTGAAATCCCATCGGGCGCAGAAACCAACGATAACATCGTGGCTTTCTTCAAGCCGGATAAATCAGTCAACGCCGGTGAAAATCGCCGCCTTGAGTACTCTGTTACCTTCGGCGAGCCCGAAATTACCGAACAACCGAATGGCCAAGCCGTGCGGACGTTTATTGGCAATGGTAGAGAGAATGGTGGTTCAGGTGACGCTTTGCGATTGATTGTTGACTTCAAAGGCGGTGAGCTCGCTGGGCTTAGCCCGGATGCGGCGGTTGTCAGTCAAGTGAGCGGCGGTGAAGGCGTTGAGGTGATTGAGCACTTTGTTGAGTATATTGAGGTCAGCGATGTGTGGCGCCTGTCGATTCTCGCAAAGCCTCCCGCAGAGCAGCCGCTCACGCTGAGAGGCGTTTTGAATAGGGATAATAACCCCGTCACGGAAACCTGGACTTACCTGCTTGGGCCCAAAACAGACTTGCGTGGAAATCCAAAGTAG
- the mdoH gene encoding glucans biosynthesis glucosyltransferase MdoH, translating into MGTIAVDSAETRSPVTHRWRRVANLRRAVLMLLVFGQTGVASYFLLWVLPYHGGTLLEIGMLVLFSILYAWIAIGFWTAVFGFVIRLLGGDRHSILKRHTDAELLETPLAKTAVLLPIYHEPVHWTLSGLKAVYRDIERTGQIDHFEFYILSDSRNPDVWLEEQVAWSKLAIELGGEGRIFYRRRPVNLNYKSGNVADFLRRWGKRCKYMVVLDADSLMTGSSIVRMVRLMQREPNVGILQTNPSIINGQSLFARIQQFANRFYSTLFANGLAAIQMGDAAFWGHNAILRIEPFMKHCGLRKLPGIGIFGGPIMSHDFVEAAYMGRAGYEVWLEPGLGGSYEESPPTLADELARDSRWAKGNLQHLWIMLREPGLRFAHRMAFLNGIMAYVASPLWLGFLILTTVAAANMTLSPIEYFPDGHQGLFPLWPEWRPEWALGLALSTLALLFFPKFLAILDAVIHRFTKEFGGLFRLFCSVMLEIVISVLLAPLRMWAHSRYVVSALLNVSLQWAGQNRTEETGWKEAFVTQLPGMLLGAGWSSFAWSLDTMFFLWSLPVALPLILAAPTAVYLSRNSLGQALKKRRLLLIPEERKTMPLLEDAVWYRSHQLLNPTLTPLEQAVLRLDHNRLHQALAWDHRHGSRKAELESCVARCLEEGPGALSRLEMSQIARDRQSLSALHEGAWRASPDSFWGRSIARLSAHVKDT; encoded by the coding sequence TTGGGTACCATCGCCGTGGATAGTGCCGAAACGCGAAGCCCTGTGACACACAGGTGGCGAAGGGTCGCGAACCTGCGGCGCGCTGTGTTGATGCTGCTGGTATTTGGTCAAACCGGTGTGGCGTCTTATTTTCTGCTATGGGTGTTGCCATACCATGGTGGAACTTTGCTCGAAATCGGCATGCTGGTGCTCTTTTCCATTCTTTACGCGTGGATAGCCATCGGGTTCTGGACGGCTGTGTTCGGCTTTGTAATCAGGCTATTGGGCGGTGACCGACACTCCATCCTCAAACGCCACACAGACGCAGAACTGCTGGAAACACCGCTGGCGAAAACGGCCGTGCTATTGCCCATCTACCATGAGCCGGTGCACTGGACACTCAGCGGCCTTAAGGCTGTGTACCGTGACATTGAACGCACCGGACAGATCGATCACTTCGAGTTTTACATACTTTCCGACAGCCGAAACCCCGACGTTTGGCTGGAGGAGCAGGTTGCATGGAGCAAACTGGCGATAGAACTTGGCGGTGAGGGCAGAATCTTCTACCGCCGGCGGCCGGTGAATCTCAACTACAAAAGCGGCAACGTAGCCGATTTTCTCCGTCGCTGGGGTAAGCGCTGCAAGTATATGGTGGTGCTGGATGCAGACAGCCTGATGACCGGTAGCAGCATTGTTCGTATGGTGCGGCTTATGCAGCGCGAGCCCAATGTGGGCATCTTGCAAACCAACCCGAGCATCATCAACGGGCAGTCACTGTTCGCTCGAATTCAGCAGTTTGCTAACCGCTTCTACTCCACTTTATTTGCCAATGGGCTGGCAGCTATCCAGATGGGAGATGCCGCATTCTGGGGCCATAACGCCATTCTTCGCATCGAACCGTTTATGAAGCATTGCGGCCTGCGCAAGCTGCCCGGCATCGGGATCTTCGGCGGCCCCATCATGAGCCACGATTTTGTTGAGGCTGCTTACATGGGGCGTGCCGGCTACGAAGTTTGGCTGGAGCCGGGTCTGGGCGGCAGCTATGAAGAGTCGCCACCAACCCTGGCCGACGAACTTGCCCGGGACAGCCGATGGGCGAAAGGCAACCTTCAGCATCTTTGGATCATGTTGCGGGAGCCGGGTTTGCGCTTCGCTCATCGCATGGCTTTTCTCAATGGCATTATGGCTTATGTGGCCTCACCGCTATGGCTCGGGTTTCTGATTCTTACCACCGTCGCGGCGGCCAATATGACGTTGTCGCCCATCGAATACTTTCCTGATGGGCATCAGGGGCTTTTCCCGCTGTGGCCTGAATGGCGGCCCGAATGGGCGTTGGGCCTCGCGCTGAGCACCCTCGCCCTGTTGTTTTTCCCAAAGTTTCTGGCAATTCTTGATGCCGTTATCCATAGATTTACCAAAGAGTTCGGTGGGCTGTTTCGTTTGTTCTGCAGCGTCATGTTGGAAATCGTGATTTCAGTATTGCTGGCGCCATTGCGCATGTGGGCACACAGTCGTTATGTCGTCTCAGCACTGCTGAACGTTTCTCTGCAATGGGCGGGGCAAAACCGAACTGAGGAAACGGGCTGGAAAGAGGCCTTTGTAACGCAACTGCCGGGGATGCTACTGGGTGCAGGGTGGTCCTCGTTCGCCTGGAGCTTGGATACCATGTTCTTTTTATGGTCGCTGCCTGTCGCTTTGCCGTTGATTCTGGCTGCGCCGACTGCCGTGTATCTCAGCCGGAATTCACTCGGGCAGGCGTTAAAAAAACGCCGCCTTCTGCTTATACCCGAGGAGCGCAAGACAATGCCTCTGCTTGAGGATGCCGTTTGGTACCGCTCCCACCAGCTATTGAATCCAACCCTTACGCCACTTGAGCAAGCCGTGCTGAGGCTGGATCACAATCGTTTGCACCAGGCGTTGGCGTGGGACCACCGCCACGGTTCGCGAAAGGCGGAGCTGGAGTCGTGCGTGGCGCGATGTCTTGAAGAAGGGCCGGGCGCACTTTCACGATTAGAGATGAGCCAGATTGCCAGAGATCGGCAATCCCTGAGTGCGCTACATGAAGGTGCTTGGCGAGCGTCACCCGACAGCTTCTGGGGTCGCTCCATAGCACGGCTGAGCGCTCACGTTAAAGACACTTAG
- a CDS encoding GntR family transcriptional regulator — MPDITSQTYTRADEAFDCLQTAIVKGDLAPGDKIGELDLCSRFELTRGPLREALGRLESRGLLVRRPHAGVKVVSVSASELIELYHIREVMEGLAARQAAERMTDQEIADLQATLDTHEAMIDEARGQAYYQAEGDYDFHHRIATGSRNTKLAQMLLGDLYYMVRMYRYRLSTSAGRPHRALGEHRRIVEAIAQRDGELAEFLMKRHINAARKNIEKKIQEGVLTI; from the coding sequence ATGCCGGATATCACGTCTCAAACCTACACGCGAGCAGACGAAGCCTTTGATTGTCTGCAAACGGCAATCGTTAAGGGAGATCTTGCACCGGGTGACAAGATCGGCGAGCTGGATCTCTGCTCCCGCTTCGAGCTGACTCGTGGCCCGCTCCGAGAAGCGCTAGGCCGCCTTGAGTCCCGGGGGCTTCTTGTTCGCCGCCCCCATGCGGGCGTAAAAGTGGTTTCGGTAAGTGCGTCAGAGTTGATAGAGCTCTACCACATACGGGAAGTTATGGAAGGCTTGGCAGCGCGCCAGGCCGCTGAACGCATGACAGACCAAGAAATCGCCGATCTTCAAGCCACTCTTGATACCCACGAAGCTATGATCGACGAAGCGCGCGGGCAGGCCTATTATCAGGCTGAAGGCGACTACGATTTCCACCATCGCATTGCCACCGGCAGCCGCAATACAAAGCTGGCCCAGATGCTCCTCGGTGATCTCTATTACATGGTGCGTATGTACCGCTACCGGCTAAGCACTTCCGCTGGTCGCCCCCATCGTGCCCTTGGCGAACACCGCCGTATTGTTGAAGCCATTGCCCAGCGCGATGGCGAACTTGCAGAATTTTTAATGAAAAGACACATCAACGCCGCTCGTAAAAATATCGAGAAAAAGATTCAGGAAGGCGTGTTAACAATCTGA
- the prpB gene encoding methylisocitrate lyase, with protein MSRKLSPGARFRKALNDNKPLQIVGTINAYAAMMAEKIGHQAIYLSGGGVANASYGLPDLGMTTMNDVVEDVRRITAATDLPLLVDIDTGWGGAFNIARTIREMERAGAAAVHIEDQVAQKRCGHRPNKEIVSKEEMVDRIKAAADARVDKDFFIMARTDSFQKEGLEAAIDRAKACIEAGADGIFAEAVTELEHYKAFSEALGDVPLLANITEFGATPLYNRKELGDAGASMVLYPLSAFRAMNKAAVTVYQNILEKGDQKDVVDLMQTRMELYDFLNYHDFEQKLDQLFKQSK; from the coding sequence ATGTCCAGAAAGCTCTCCCCGGGTGCGCGTTTCCGCAAAGCCCTGAACGACAACAAGCCCCTGCAGATTGTAGGAACCATCAACGCCTACGCGGCCATGATGGCGGAAAAAATCGGGCACCAGGCTATCTATCTTTCCGGTGGCGGCGTCGCAAACGCCTCCTATGGCCTGCCAGATCTTGGCATGACCACCATGAACGACGTGGTAGAAGACGTGCGCCGCATTACTGCTGCAACCGATTTGCCTCTGCTGGTAGATATCGATACCGGTTGGGGTGGGGCGTTTAATATCGCCCGTACCATCCGCGAAATGGAACGTGCCGGTGCGGCCGCTGTCCACATTGAAGACCAAGTTGCCCAAAAGCGCTGCGGACACCGCCCGAATAAAGAAATTGTCTCCAAAGAAGAAATGGTCGATCGCATAAAGGCAGCCGCCGATGCCCGTGTAGATAAAGACTTCTTTATCATGGCCCGTACCGACTCCTTCCAAAAAGAAGGCCTAGAAGCGGCCATCGATCGCGCCAAAGCCTGCATCGAAGCCGGCGCTGACGGCATCTTCGCCGAAGCGGTGACCGAGCTGGAACACTACAAAGCCTTCTCGGAAGCCCTGGGTGACGTTCCACTACTCGCCAACATCACCGAGTTTGGCGCCACGCCACTGTACAACCGTAAAGAGCTCGGCGACGCCGGTGCGAGCATGGTGCTGTACCCGCTAAGTGCCTTCCGCGCCATGAATAAAGCCGCGGTAACCGTATATCAGAATATTCTTGAGAAGGGCGACCAGAAAGACGTGGTTGATTTGATGCAGACGCGTATGGAATTGTACGATTTCCTGAACTACCACGATTTCGAACAGAAGCTGGATCAACTGTTTAAACAGTCCAAATAA
- the prpC gene encoding 2-methylcitrate synthase → MAESKKSGGAGLRGQVAGETALCTVGKTGTGLAYRGYDVSDLADNTQFEEVAYLLLRGKLPNQQELDAYKKKLQSLRNLPHALKTVLENIPKNAHPMDVMRTGCSMLGTLETEQDFSVQDDKIDRMLALFPSIITYWYRFVHEGVRIETSSDVDSIGGHFLELLHGKKPSELHERVMNVSLILYAEHEFNASTFTARVCASTLSDIHSCVTGAIGTLRGPLHGGANEAAMELIQKFQSADEAEKGVMGMLERKEKIMGFGHAVYTESDPRNVIIKQWAEKLSKDIGDTVLYPVSVRCEEVMWREKKLFCNADFFHASTYHFMGIPTELFTPIFVMSRVSGWTAHVKEQRANNRIIRPSADYTGPESAEWLPIDKRP, encoded by the coding sequence ATGGCAGAATCAAAAAAATCAGGTGGCGCAGGCTTGCGCGGTCAGGTAGCTGGTGAAACGGCACTGTGTACCGTAGGTAAAACCGGAACTGGCCTGGCCTATCGCGGTTACGATGTCAGCGACCTGGCAGACAACACCCAATTTGAAGAAGTAGCCTACCTGCTGTTGCGCGGAAAGCTGCCGAATCAGCAGGAACTGGATGCCTACAAGAAAAAGCTCCAGAGCCTCCGTAATTTGCCCCACGCCCTGAAAACCGTTTTGGAAAACATTCCCAAAAACGCCCACCCAATGGACGTAATGCGCACCGGCTGCTCCATGTTGGGCACTCTTGAAACGGAACAAGACTTCAGCGTGCAAGACGACAAAATCGACCGCATGCTGGCCCTGTTCCCGTCCATCATCACCTACTGGTACCGCTTCGTCCACGAAGGCGTACGCATTGAAACCAGCAGCGATGTGGATTCCATCGGCGGCCACTTCCTAGAATTGTTACACGGCAAGAAGCCAAGTGAACTGCACGAGCGCGTCATGAACGTGTCTCTGATTCTGTACGCCGAGCACGAATTCAACGCCTCCACCTTCACCGCCCGCGTGTGTGCGTCCACGCTGTCTGATATTCACAGCTGCGTAACCGGAGCAATCGGCACCCTACGTGGCCCGCTGCACGGTGGCGCCAACGAGGCGGCCATGGAGCTGATTCAAAAATTCCAGAGCGCCGACGAAGCTGAGAAGGGCGTGATGGGCATGCTCGAGCGCAAGGAAAAGATCATGGGCTTCGGCCACGCGGTTTACACCGAATCCGATCCTCGCAACGTGATTATCAAGCAATGGGCTGAAAAGCTGTCGAAGGACATAGGCGATACGGTTCTGTACCCAGTCTCCGTGCGCTGCGAAGAAGTCATGTGGCGCGAGAAGAAACTGTTCTGCAATGCCGACTTCTTCCATGCCTCGACTTATCACTTCATGGGCATCCCGACTGAGCTGTTCACGCCGATTTTTGTGATGTCCCGCGTATCAGGCTGGACAGCCCACGTGAAAGAGCAGCGGGCTAACAACCGGATTATCCGCCCAAGTGCCGATTACACGGGGCCTGAGAGTGCGGAATGGCTGCCGATTGATAAGCGGCCATAA
- the acnD gene encoding Fe/S-dependent 2-methylisocitrate dehydratase AcnD — protein MNTNYRKPLPGTDLEYFDTRQAVEDIQAGAYNKLPYTSKILAEQLVRRCDPDALTDSLKQLIERKRDLDFPWYPARVVCHDILGQTALVDLAGLRDAIAEKGGDPAKVNPVVPTQLIVDHSLAVEHAGFEEDAFEKNRAIEDRRNDDRFHFINWTKTAFENVDVIPPGNGIMHQINLEKMSPVIQARADGEGKRVAFPDTCVGTDSHTPMVDALGVISVGVGGLEAESVMLGRASMMRLPDIVGVELTNKLNPGITSTDMVLALTEFLRKERVVGAYLEFYGEGADSLTIGDRATISNMTPEYGATAAMFYIDGQTIDYLKLTGREDEQVALVETFAKHTGLWADDLKDAEYERILKFDLSTVARTLAGPSNPHAHLPTSELTERGIAGAWVKEEGKMPDGAVIIAAITSCTNTSNPRNMVAAGLIARNANKLGLTRKPWVKSSLAPGSKTVSMYLEDAKLMSELENLGFGVVGFACTTCNGMSGALDPEIEKEVIERDLYATAVLSGNRNFDGRIHPYAKQAFLASPPLVVAYAIAGTIRFDIEKDALGYDKDGNPVTLKDIWPDDAEIDAIVKQSVKPEQFRSIYIPMFDITRDAQAKTNPLYDWRSESTYIRRPPYWEGGMVGEKMLKGMRPLAVLPDNITTDHLSPSNAIMMDSAAGEYLHKMGVPEVDFNSYATHRGDHLTAQRATFANPKLFNEMVLDESGKVKQGSFARIEPEGKVTRMWEAIETYMERKQPLIIIAGADYGQGSSRDWAAKGVALAGVEAIAAEGFERIHRTNLVGMGVMPLQFEEGTTRKTLNIDGTETFDVEGTAAPGAKLTLIIHRKDGGSERVPMVCRLDTAEELSIYSAGGVLQRFAEDFLQSEGAA, from the coding sequence ATGAACACCAATTACCGCAAACCCCTCCCAGGCACCGACCTGGAATATTTCGACACCCGCCAGGCCGTGGAAGACATCCAGGCCGGCGCATACAACAAGCTGCCGTACACCTCCAAAATCCTAGCCGAACAACTTGTTCGCCGCTGCGACCCAGATGCACTCACAGATTCCCTAAAACAGCTTATCGAACGCAAACGCGACCTAGACTTCCCATGGTACCCAGCTCGCGTAGTCTGCCACGACATCCTGGGCCAAACCGCGCTAGTTGATCTCGCTGGCCTGCGTGACGCCATAGCCGAGAAGGGCGGTGACCCTGCCAAGGTGAACCCAGTGGTTCCCACGCAGCTAATCGTTGATCACTCTCTGGCCGTTGAACACGCAGGCTTCGAGGAAGACGCGTTCGAGAAAAACCGAGCCATCGAAGACCGTCGCAACGATGACCGGTTCCACTTCATCAACTGGACGAAAACCGCGTTTGAAAACGTCGACGTGATTCCGCCAGGCAACGGCATCATGCACCAGATCAACCTGGAGAAAATGTCTCCGGTGATTCAGGCGCGCGCAGATGGCGAAGGCAAGCGAGTAGCCTTCCCGGATACCTGCGTAGGCACAGACAGCCACACCCCAATGGTTGATGCTCTGGGTGTTATCTCCGTGGGTGTGGGCGGCCTCGAAGCCGAGAGCGTCATGCTTGGCCGCGCCTCCATGATGCGCTTGCCGGATATCGTGGGTGTTGAACTCACCAATAAGTTGAACCCCGGCATTACCAGCACAGATATGGTGCTGGCCCTGACCGAGTTTTTGCGTAAAGAGCGAGTGGTGGGTGCGTATTTGGAATTCTACGGCGAAGGCGCAGACAGCCTGACCATAGGAGACCGCGCCACCATCTCCAACATGACACCGGAATACGGTGCCACGGCAGCCATGTTTTACATCGACGGCCAGACCATCGACTATCTGAAGCTCACCGGCCGTGAAGACGAGCAGGTAGCCTTGGTAGAAACCTTCGCCAAACATACCGGCCTATGGGCAGATGATTTGAAGGATGCTGAGTACGAACGCATTCTGAAGTTTGATCTGTCTACCGTTGCTCGCACACTTGCCGGCCCCTCCAACCCGCACGCACACCTGCCGACCTCCGAGCTGACAGAGCGCGGCATTGCCGGTGCGTGGGTAAAGGAAGAAGGCAAAATGCCAGACGGCGCGGTGATCATCGCCGCCATCACCAGCTGTACCAATACCAGTAACCCACGCAACATGGTGGCTGCGGGCCTGATTGCCCGTAACGCCAATAAGCTCGGCCTGACCCGTAAGCCCTGGGTGAAGTCCTCTCTGGCGCCAGGCTCCAAGACCGTCAGCATGTACTTAGAAGACGCCAAGCTAATGTCCGAGCTGGAAAACCTTGGCTTCGGTGTGGTGGGATTTGCCTGTACTACCTGTAACGGCATGAGCGGTGCGCTGGACCCGGAAATCGAGAAAGAAGTCATTGAGCGCGACCTGTACGCCACGGCGGTGCTTTCCGGTAACCGTAACTTCGACGGCCGGATTCACCCCTACGCCAAGCAGGCATTCCTTGCGTCACCGCCTTTGGTCGTAGCCTACGCCATTGCCGGCACCATCCGCTTCGACATCGAAAAAGACGCGCTGGGCTACGACAAAGACGGAAACCCCGTCACCCTAAAAGACATCTGGCCAGATGACGCCGAAATCGACGCCATCGTGAAGCAATCAGTGAAGCCGGAGCAGTTCCGCAGCATCTATATTCCGATGTTTGATATCACCCGCGATGCCCAAGCTAAAACCAATCCGTTGTATGACTGGCGGTCAGAGAGCACCTACATTCGCCGCCCGCCGTACTGGGAAGGCGGCATGGTCGGCGAAAAGATGCTCAAAGGCATGCGCCCGCTGGCGGTGCTGCCAGACAACATCACCACGGACCACCTGTCGCCGTCCAACGCCATCATGATGGACAGCGCCGCCGGTGAATACCTGCACAAAATGGGCGTGCCAGAAGTGGATTTCAACTCCTACGCAACCCACCGTGGCGACCACCTGACGGCCCAGCGCGCCACCTTCGCCAACCCCAAACTGTTCAACGAAATGGTTCTGGATGAAAGCGGCAAAGTGAAACAGGGCTCGTTTGCGCGAATCGAACCAGAAGGCAAGGTCACCCGCATGTGGGAAGCTATTGAAACCTACATGGAGCGCAAACAGCCGCTGATCATCATCGCCGGTGCCGACTACGGTCAGGGCTCCTCCCGTGATTGGGCCGCCAAAGGTGTGGCATTGGCGGGTGTAGAGGCCATCGCAGCCGAAGGCTTTGAGCGTATTCACCGTACCAACCTGGTTGGTATGGGTGTGATGCCCCTTCAGTTCGAGGAAGGCACAACGCGCAAGACCTTGAATATCGACGGTACCGAAACCTTTGATGTGGAAGGCACAGCTGCGCCTGGCGCGAAGCTAACGCTGATTATCCACCGGAAAGATGGCGGCTCTGAGCGAGTGCCGATGGTTTGTCGGTTGGATACTGCGGAAGAGTTGTCGATTTATTCTGCTGGTGGCGTGTTGCAGCGGTTTGCTGAGGACTTCCTTCAGTCGGAAGGAGCGGCTTAA
- the prpF gene encoding 2-methylaconitate cis-trans isomerase PrpF, which produces MPSTPQIRIPATYMRGGTSKGVFFRLSDLPEKAQTPGPARDNLLLRVIGSPDPYQKQTDGMGGATSSTSKTVILSKSTQPDHDVDYLFGQVSIDKPFVDWSGNCGNLTAAVGAFAINSGYVPSDRVPENGTAIVRIWQANIRKTIIANVPITNGEVQETGDFELDGVTFPAAEVQVEFMNPADGEGSMFPTGNLVDDLEIPGVGTLKATMINAGIPTVFINAAAVGYNGTELQDDINSDPKALAMFETIRAHGALKMGLIQNIEEAASRQHTPKVAFVAPPVDYTASSGKQIAAGDIDVLVRALSMGKLHHAMMGTAAVAIAIAAAIPGTLVNLAAGGGDRTSVTFGHPSGTLQVGAEAKEVNGQWTATKAIMSRSARILMEGWVRIPDEA; this is translated from the coding sequence ATGCCCAGCACCCCCCAAATCAGAATCCCCGCCACTTACATGCGTGGCGGTACCAGCAAAGGCGTGTTCTTCCGCCTGAGCGACCTTCCCGAGAAAGCCCAAACACCAGGCCCAGCGCGGGATAACTTATTGCTGCGAGTCATCGGCAGCCCAGACCCCTATCAAAAGCAAACCGACGGCATGGGTGGCGCCACATCCAGCACCAGCAAAACTGTCATCCTGAGCAAAAGCACTCAGCCAGATCACGATGTGGACTACCTCTTCGGCCAAGTAAGCATCGATAAGCCCTTCGTGGATTGGAGCGGCAACTGCGGCAACCTCACCGCCGCCGTGGGCGCGTTTGCCATCAACAGCGGCTATGTTCCAAGCGACCGCGTCCCCGAAAACGGCACAGCGATCGTGCGTATCTGGCAGGCTAATATCCGCAAAACGATCATTGCGAACGTGCCTATCACCAACGGTGAAGTGCAGGAAACCGGCGACTTCGAACTAGACGGCGTCACGTTCCCCGCCGCCGAAGTCCAAGTGGAATTCATGAACCCCGCCGATGGCGAGGGTTCCATGTTCCCTACCGGCAACCTGGTGGATGATCTGGAAATACCCGGCGTGGGCACCCTGAAAGCCACCATGATCAATGCCGGCATTCCCACGGTGTTCATCAATGCAGCGGCCGTCGGCTATAACGGCACAGAACTGCAAGACGACATCAACAGCGATCCCAAAGCCCTGGCGATGTTTGAAACCATCCGTGCCCACGGTGCGCTAAAAATGGGGCTGATCCAGAATATTGAAGAAGCCGCATCCCGGCAGCACACCCCCAAGGTGGCCTTCGTAGCGCCACCTGTGGACTACACTGCATCCAGTGGTAAGCAGATAGCCGCAGGTGATATCGATGTGCTGGTACGCGCGCTCTCCATGGGCAAGCTACACCACGCCATGATGGGTACCGCAGCCGTTGCTATCGCTATCGCAGCCGCCATTCCCGGAACCTTGGTTAACCTGGCGGCTGGCGGCGGTGATCGTACATCTGTCACCTTCGGCCATCCATCAGGTACGCTGCAGGTTGGCGCAGAAGCAAAAGAAGTGAATGGTCAGTGGACAGCTACCAAGGCCATCATGAGCCGCAGTGCTCGCATTTTGATGGAAGGGTGGGTACGCATACCAGACGAGGCTTGA